GAAGCTTGGCCACACCCGGATCGGCATGATTGGCGGCCGTGAGGATTTGCAGTGCAGCAGTGCCCGCGAGGACGGGTATTTGGCGGCGTTGCGGCGAGGTGGGGTTGAGGCTGATTCTGCGCTCATGGTTCCGGGCGATTTCTCCACCGAGTCCGGAGCCCGGGGGACTGAAGCTCTCTTGGCACTTCCCGAGCGGCCGACGGCGATCTTCACCGGTAACGACGCACAGGCCCTCGGTGCCTACCGCGCAGCCCGATCCGCTGGGTTGCGCATTCCGGAGGACCTCTCCATTATCGGCTTCGACGACATTCCCGCTGCCGAGTGGATCGAGCCCGGCCTCACCACCATCCGCCAGCCAGTGGTCCAGATGGCCGAGACTGCCATGCGCGCACTCCTCCGTCACCTTGAAGGGGACGAGGAGTTGCCGCAGAGGATCGAACTGGGAACGGAGCTGGTGGTAAGGGGCTCGACGGCGGCCCCGGCTTCCTAGCGCTCTTTCCTAGCCCCGGCCGCCGTCGGGCGCTCCGTCCGCACGATGACGGCCCTGTCCGCCTTTGCGATTGCCGTTGGGTGAGTCCTCGTCCATGGCGTTTGAGCCTTCGCTGATGGAGGAGTGAACCTGGATGTCGTCGTCCTTCTCTCCGGGTTCGGGGACATGCCCGTCGTCGACGGGATCGGAGGTACCTGCGAGGTCTTCCATTGCGTTTTCGGTGGCCTTGCGGATGCTGTCTTCTACGCCCATCAGATGACTCCTTTGTACTAACTGTCCGGATGGCGGATCTCGGATTGTGTTAGTAAGCATACTTACTTTTCGGGTTGCGTGAAACCCTTGCCTTAGTTGACAAATGGCACATTCGGACTCACGTATCCGCAGGTCAGGCCGTTCCGTGCAGCACTTTGTACCGTTGATCGTTGGGCGATAAGGTATTGCCAGACCGTTTTGCAGAGGGCGGCAATATTCGCTCCTTTGCTGTCTGCTGGGGACGCATTTCAGTCAGTAGGAACGTGCATGGTCAACCCCCGCCCTGAGCAGGAAGCTCTCCAGAATGGATACTTTTTGGATCTCGTCCTGGGCAGCGAAGACGTCGAGGCTTTTCTCGGCGATCTGGCGGCTTTCTCCGCCGAAAGCCTCTCGCACACAGAAGCACCCGTCTTCTGTGGCATCACCGTATTGCGTCGCAAGAAGTCGGCCACCGCAGCCAGCAGCGACGATCGCGCCAGAGCAATGGACGAGCTTCAAAACGACTTTGATGGCCCTTGCCTCACGGCCATGGACAAGCTCACGCCGGTGATGGTGCCAGACCTTCTTCAGGAACACCGCTGGCCCGACTATGTGCAGGCTGCCTCGCATTCAGGGCTGCGATCCATCCTGAGCGTCCCGCTTTTGGTGGAAGGCGATACGCGTGCGGCGTTGAACCTTTACTCCGAGCAGCCGGACGCGTTCAGCGACGCGGACGTAGAGCGGGCTGAAGTTTTCGCGTCGCACGCCTCAAAGTCGTTGCGGCTCGCGCTGAAGATCGCGCAGCTCAGCGATGCCCGAAACGATCTTGCAGCGGCTATGCAGTCCCGTACGGTGATCGATCTTGCGGTCGGGGCCATCATGGCTCAGAACCACTGCAGCCAGGACGAGGCCTTCACCATCCTTCGTACCGCGTCCAGTAACCGCAACATCAAGCTGCGGCACCTGGCCAAATCGATCATCTCCGCAGTTTCATCAGGGAAGATCACCACGCACTTCGAGGAGTAGGTCCGCCCACCGAACCTGTTTCGTGACCCGAGGCAACCATGGAGCAGACTTGGACGGGTGACCGCCAACAAACCTCGTCCCGGCCTCGCAATTGCTGCGCTGAGCCTCGGGACGGCGCTGAACCCGCTGAACTCGTCCATGATCGCCGTGGCCCTGGTGGTGTTGCGGGAGCATTTCGAGCTCGACGTCGCCACCGTCACCTGGGTGATCACCTCGTTCTATCTCGCGTCCGCCGCTGGCCAGCCTCTGATGGGCCGGCTCGCAGATCGTTTCGGTCCGCGACGCCTGTTCATGTTCGGCATGGCCCTGGTGGCGGTCACGTGCGCGATCGCGCCGTTCCTGCCCAACTTCGCTTTGGTCTGCGTGGCCCGCGCGCTCATGGCTGTAGGGACTGCGACGGCGTACCCGTCCGCCGTCGTGATGGTCACCGAGCTGAGCCGGCTGGCCAATTTGCCGTCCACGCGGCCGTTGGGCCGGATCCAGATGGCGAACACCTCGGCGGCGGCTGTTGGGCCCGTGGTGGGAGGGCTCTTGGTGAGCCTGGTCGGGTGGCAGGCGCTCTTCGCGATCAATGTGCCCATCGCCTTGCTGGCCATGATCGTGGTCTACAAAGTGGCGCCTGTGGATTCCGGGCGTGAGACCGGCAGGCTCGGCCAACTGATCCGCGATTCGGACATCCCCGGCATAATGGCCTTCGTCACCTCGCTCATGCTGGCCATGATGGCGTTGCTCAACGTGCTGCCCGGCTACCGCTGGTATCTTTTGGGTGCTGCCACCGTGATCGGCGCGCTGTTCGCCTGGCGCGAGCTGCGTTTCAAACCGCCGTTCCTGGACCTCCGCTTGTTGGGCCGGAACCGGCCGCTGCTGCTGGTCTACCTGCTGTTCGTCGTGTTCAGCGGCGTCTACTACTTTGCGTTCTTCGGCCTTCCGCAATTGCTGCAGGAGGCGGGGCATTACGACGCCGGCGTGGTGGGCCTGCTCATGCTGCCCCTCGCGGCGTTGTCGGTTGTGGTGACGCCACTAACCGTGCGGTTCATTGAGCGGTTCGGCGTGCGTCCCGTTCTGATCACCGGGGTGCTGATCCTGACTCTTGCGGCCGGCACTCTCGGGTTCCTGACCATGACTCTGTGGGCGCCGCTGGTGTTCGTGCTGACGGCCTTGATGGGTGTGCCGTACGGGGTGGTCAGCACAGCGTCTAACCAAGGCCTCTACGTTTCTGCCCGTCCCGAAGAGAGGGGAGTGGCCGCCGGTATCTTCCAGACCTGCCGCTACCTCGGAGCCATCACCGCGACCGTACTGATTGGCGTGCTCTACGGCCCGGGCGTGAACCAGGCGAACTGGGGGACCATGGTCCTGGTGATGCTTGGCCTCAGTGTTGTAGTGCTGGTGCTTGCGGTGATGTGGCGGAAGCCAGCGGTTTAGGGGTTTAGCGGGATCAGCAGTCCCGCCGCGCCAGCAATGGAGAGTGCTGCGCGTACGTGATTTGCCGGAACCCAGCCCCGCAAGAACTGGCTCCAATCGTGGATGGCGCCCTGGGGCAAGCGGTTGTTGAGCGGCGGATCTTGGACCTTCTCCTGCTGCAGTTGGTGCGCATCAACGCAGACCGCGCCGAATCCGGCAATCCGAGTTGGGCCGCTGGAACCCGCGATCCGATAGTTGCCCGGGCACTCGCGGCCCTGCACCAGGAACCGGCGGCGCCATGGACCGTGGCTGAATTGGCACTGAGGTGCCACGTCTCAAGGGCGACCATGGCCGCCCGCTTCCGTGCCGCCGTCGGGCAGTCACCCATGGCTTACCTGACCACGCGGCGACTGGCGCTGGCCGCGGACAGATTGGCGTCCAGCACCGTCACCACTGCCGTGATTGCCGAGGAAGTCGGCTACAGCAACGCCTTCACGTTCAGCGCTGCGTTTTCGCGCGAGTACGGGGTCAGCCCGAGTGGGTACCGCAGGTCCGCGTCCTTCCCTCCCGGGGTAGCGCCGTCAAGCCATAGAACTGCTCCTTGACCAAATTACTGAGTGCGCTCATGATTGAGTTAAGTCAGTAATTATCCAAGGAGCGTTCCATGAAAGCCTTCGTCCTCACCCAATACAAGCAACCGTTGCAGCAGATCGACGTCCCGGAGCCCGTGCTCGGGGATCATGACGTACTGGTCCAAGTGAAAGCCGCCGGACTGAACCAGCTCGACGAGAAGATCAGGCTGGGGGAGTTCAAGCAGGTCCTCCCCTACAAGCTGCCGCAGGTTCTTGGTCATGATGTGGCCGGTACCGTTGTGCAGATCGGGGAGAAGGTGCGGTCCTTCAAACCCGGCGACGAGGTGTTTGCACGCCCCGGAAATGACAGCATCGGGACGTTCGCGGAGCGAGTCGCTGTCGCCGAGGAAGACCTGGCCATCAAGCCGGCAACCATCAGTATGGAAGAGGCCGGCTCGCTTCCGCTGGTGGCGCTGACCGCGTGGCAGGCACTTGTTGAGCGGGGCTCCGTGGGCCCGGGCCAGAAAGTACTCATCCACGCGGGCGCCGGGGGAGTGGGCTCCATCGCTATCCAGCTCGCTAAGTACCTCGGGGCCACGGTAGCTACTACGGTCAGTGCCGGGAACAGGGGCTTTGTTCGGGAACTCGGAGCGGATGTGGTGATCGACTACCGGACCGAGGACTTCACCGAGATCCTTCACGACTACGACCTGGTCCTTGACAGCCTCGGGGGCGAGAACCTGGAGCGCTCCTTGAAGGTCCTGAAGAAGGGTGGCCGGGCCATTGGCATCGCAGGGCCGCCGGATGCCGGCTTGGCACGCCAGCTGGGCGGAAACCCAGTTCTGCTCGGGTTGATGACCCTGCTCAGCTCGCGGATCCGCCGCCAAGCCCGCCAGTTGGGAGTCACGTACGAGTTCCTCTTCATGCAGGCCAACGGCAAGCAGTTGCGCGAGATCGCAGCACTCATCGACGCCGGAGACATCAAGCCAATAGTGGGACGGGTCATTCCGTTCGATCAGACCTCCGACGTTCTGGCAGCCCTTGATAAGGGCGGCGTCCGCGGCAAGACCGTTGTTAGCCATCTCTAACCACTCACACCGACAGGACGAACATCATGAGCAGTGAACAGCAAAACCAAAGCAGCTACTTCCAGGTGCCCGCTAAAACCGTGACGGCTAACGGCGTCAGCTACGCATACCGTGAAATGGGGCCCAAGGGCGGAATCCCAGTAGTCTTCCTGATTCATCTCGCCGGGACTATGGACAATTGGGACCCGCGCATCA
This genomic interval from Paenarthrobacter aurescens TC1 contains the following:
- a CDS encoding hypothetical protein (identified by Glimmer2; putative); this translates as MLTNTIRDPPSGQLVQRSHLMGVEDSIRKATENAMEDLAGTSDPVDDGHVPEPGEKDDDIQVHSSISEGSNAMDEDSPNGNRKGGQGRHRADGAPDGGRG
- a CDS encoding ANTAR domain protein (identified by match to protein family HMM PF03861); amino-acid sequence: MTNGTFGLTYPQVRPFRAALCTVDRWAIRYCQTVLQRAAIFAPLLSAGDAFQSVGTCMVNPRPEQEALQNGYFLDLVLGSEDVEAFLGDLAAFSAESLSHTEAPVFCGITVLRRKKSATAASSDDRARAMDELQNDFDGPCLTAMDKLTPVMVPDLLQEHRWPDYVQAASHSGLRSILSVPLLVEGDTRAALNLYSEQPDAFSDADVERAEVFASHASKSLRLALKIAQLSDARNDLAAAMQSRTVIDLAVGAIMAQNHCSQDEAFTILRTASSNRNIKLRHLAKSIISAVSSGKITTHFEE
- a CDS encoding putative major facilitator superfamily (MFS) transporter (identified by match to protein family HMM PF07690), which translates into the protein MTANKPRPGLAIAALSLGTALNPLNSSMIAVALVVLREHFELDVATVTWVITSFYLASAAGQPLMGRLADRFGPRRLFMFGMALVAVTCAIAPFLPNFALVCVARALMAVGTATAYPSAVVMVTELSRLANLPSTRPLGRIQMANTSAAAVGPVVGGLLVSLVGWQALFAINVPIALLAMIVVYKVAPVDSGRETGRLGQLIRDSDIPGIMAFVTSLMLAMMALLNVLPGYRWYLLGAATVIGALFAWRELRFKPPFLDLRLLGRNRPLLLVYLLFVVFSGVYYFAFFGLPQLLQEAGHYDAGVVGLLMLPLAALSVVVTPLTVRFIERFGVRPVLITGVLILTLAAGTLGFLTMTLWAPLVFVLTALMGVPYGVVSTASNQGLYVSARPEERGVAAGIFQTCRYLGAITATVLIGVLYGPGVNQANWGTMVLVMLGLSVVVLVLAVMWRKPAV
- a CDS encoding transcriptional regulator, AraC family domain (identified by match to protein family HMM PF00165), which gives rise to MICRNPAPQELAPIVDGALGQAVVERRILDLLLLQLVRINADRAESGNPSWAAGTRDPIVARALAALHQEPAAPWTVAELALRCHVSRATMAARFRAAVGQSPMAYLTTRRLALAADRLASSTVTTAVIAEEVGYSNAFTFSAAFSREYGVSPSGYRRSASFPPGVAPSSHRTAP
- a CDS encoding putative oxidoreductase, zinc-binding dehydrogenase family (identified by match to protein family HMM PF00107), whose translation is MKAFVLTQYKQPLQQIDVPEPVLGDHDVLVQVKAAGLNQLDEKIRLGEFKQVLPYKLPQVLGHDVAGTVVQIGEKVRSFKPGDEVFARPGNDSIGTFAERVAVAEEDLAIKPATISMEEAGSLPLVALTAWQALVERGSVGPGQKVLIHAGAGGVGSIAIQLAKYLGATVATTVSAGNRGFVRELGADVVIDYRTEDFTEILHDYDLVLDSLGGENLERSLKVLKKGGRAIGIAGPPDAGLARQLGGNPVLLGLMTLLSSRIRRQARQLGVTYEFLFMQANGKQLREIAALIDAGDIKPIVGRVIPFDQTSDVLAALDKGGVRGKTVVSHL